CTGAACATTAAATTTTAGAACAGGTGTAAGTAATTGTTCTTGTTTTATACAAAAACTGCCAGATTTACAAATAGAATAACAATATATTAAAGGTGAATTTTAAGATGCAAGAAACACTAGGTTTTTAAATGTACAACATTAATAAATTACATATTAGTTGCCCGTGTATTTTGGTTTAATTTAAAActgagttttaatttaaatacagtGACTATTGATcataaaaatgaagagagcatTGTTCTACTAGGTGCACATCCAGTATCCATCCTGCCCTTCACCTGCACCAGCAGCATCCTGactatttgtttatttgggaagGCAGTGGATTGAGATTGGTCTCAGCCAATCTTGGCAAGTCTGCTTCTTGTTTTTTCTAGACTCTCCTTCAGCTCAGAAAGGCCATGTGACTCAGTTCCGAACAAGAAAGTCTACATGGAAATGTGCTGGGTGTGTTTCTAGGAAAGCTTTTACTTCCCAGTGAAAGAGGAGATGTGGTTGGTGCCAcctttttatccatttcttccttccaggAAGCTAGCTGTGAAGTCCAGCACTTCGGTAGCCATTTTGTTACAATGAGGCAACAGGTGTGGAAGGTCAGGGGAACCAGAGGGACACGGCCATGGttgagccactgaaccaacccacAGACCCAACTGCCCCCAGATTCCTTatgtgagaaaatgaataaatccctatttgtttaagccattaaaaattgggcttattttgtaaattatttgccACCAAAGGCATCCTTAATTAATCTTCAGGTAACTGTAAACAGTCTTTCCTGTGAACAGAAACTCCCCATCCAGACACTACAAATTCCCATTTGACAGCCATAAATAATGAAAAACCACTTTCTCATGGATACTTCTGATTTTGGTATCGCCTTATTTCCAATAAGAACACTGTGCCTTGCGCAAATCCCCTAAATGGATTCAACCTTTATCCTTGAGACtcctgaaaaaataaagacatcctGAACCTACCTCTTCCGCCCTGAGGGTGATGACTCTGGAGGTGGGAATCTTTCCTCTGGGCTTTGCTCTTAGCAACTCCtcatacttcttcctttccaccccGTTTCCATAAAACATTTGTAGCTTCCAAATGGCTTCCTCCACTGCATCCTCCCTGTCCCAGGCAGCCTCGTCTTCTCTGCCCAGCTCCTCAGGCCTGTGCAGGAGTTTCGTCAAGTTCTTCAGCTCCTCCTTCCACTCCTGCCAAGGCAGAGGCGGGGGCCAAGCCCCCCATGACACAGATACAGAAGACACTGACAAAGGGAGAAATCCATCGtccctggggagggcagggggctgcctACCCAGGAAATCTAAAATCACCTAATCCCGTCAGGGATCACCTAATCCAACCCCCTTGTTTTGTCCATGGGGAAACGGGAACCCAAAGAGGGAAACGTCCTGCCCAAAGTCCCATAGAGAGCTGAGCCAGGACCCGCTAGAACCCCCATCTTGTTCTGTTGGGCTTTCTCATTCTGTGCTATGTTCTTTTCGTTTAAGGAAGACGTGAGCTATATTTACAAGGAATATAATGTTAGTCTCTGAGAGGGagccaggaaggaaagaaaaggaagaggaagaaagagaaggcaggaggagggaaaggagggagagagggagaataaCAGGGAGGGAGGCAACACTTACCTGGTTGGAGAGCAGGTGGATTTTGGCTTCATACTGTTCACAGCATCCTGAGCTCACTTGAACAATACATGATGTACAAATACTTTCTCCAGACACTGGCAGAAACATGGCTTGCTGGATGATGGCATTGATCAGGGAGCTCTTCCCAGCCCCAGAGCTTCCAAATAATCCAACGTAGATTGGGTCCAATGACGGTTTTTCAATCAAGGCAAGAAGCCTGTTTCTAGATCAATTAAAAAATGCTCATTGTCACGGTCATCGAGGCATAGTAGGGAGATCATCAGAACAGAACACAAAACAACTGAGTTCTAATCCTGGGCAAGTCACCGCATCTTTCTGAATCTCCGTTCTCTTCCGGGTCAAAGGGGAATATTCATCCCTGTTTACTATACAGAGCTgtcatgaggatcaaatgagactGTGCAAAAATACTTGGTAATGATAATTCTACACAAACTCTACAACGTCTCTATGAATGTGAGGTCTCCTTGTTTGTGTTCCGTGGAAATTACATAGTCTTGATCTTAGAAATAAAGTCTATGCAGAGGTGAAGTATTATTAGGAGCAACATTAAGAGTCTTACTGGGCAGGAGATGCAGCCTTGACACCACTCAAGGCCTTCTAGTCAGCTGGGCACAGGCCATTGAGGGCACAGGCTCAGAGTCCCACAGCCTGGGCTGGATTCCCGGCCCTTTCACTTACCAACCGTGTGACCTTGGTCAATGTCTTGGCCTCTCAGAGCCTCAatttctgcaaaatgggggtgataataatGGCTCCTACTTTATAAGGGTATTGggacaattaaatgaaatttgaTATATATAAAGTATCTAGCAGATCACCTAGCAGCAGTGACAGCTCAATGAATGGTAACTATCGGAAATAACAATAATGGCCCATAGCTACAGAACTTTTTGGCTTTCTTTGCtcagtttttaattgaaaattccCTTTCATTGTTGGAGCAAAGCATCTATCACCGCCTAAGGAAAGACATCCAAGTAAGATCTGACGGTAGCTGATGTCAGACTCACATGAGGTACTTGGCACCATTAGGGATGCTGTCATCCAGGAACACAGACTGAATGAGTTTCTGGTAAGTGTTGCTCAAAACCCTTCTGGTCCGTGACTCCAGTTTTTCATCTGGAATCAACAGAGATGTATTAGCCGGGATGTACCTGGCAAGGATCAAGTACTTGGTCTCCACAAGAGGAATCTGCTCAAtattacagagaaagaaagaaaaagaagaagaaatgaaaagccaATTAAACAAGAGAACAAGTTATCTGACATAAGAGATAATAGCTTGTGGGAGAGCAATCATTGATAATGGGGGCCTCCCATGAAGCCAGCCTGCTCTGAGGCTCAGTGTAACAGAAGTCAGCATATGCTTCACCATGGGCTGTAGCCCTTCTAGATTCTTCTCTCCTGtggtcataaaaagaaaaaaaaaatgccaggacATCATATAAATACCCATGAAAGAACCAAAACAACCATTTTCATTCACAGTTCTAATCAAGAAGAGATTATTTTTGTAACAAGCCTCCTATCCAGATTCTGAGAGATAAACTGTCATATTACATTATCTCTGCAGAGACTAGGAGGCCTCCTTTTTTGGATCGGGATCATTCGGAGATGTTCCATCCTGCTTCTGAATGTAACCTTCTCTTCCTCTGAGCATGTTAACACATTTGGAAAAGAACAGAGCCACATTAAAACAAGTGACAGCCCTTTCGTGACACTCACATTCCTTAAAGGCGCTTTGTTCCACAGAGGGAAACGCTCGGAACCTCTGGTCTCGATCCGACcgtcttctttttttcattggtTCCTTAAATAAATCATCATCAACTAGAGATAAACAGaggttatatataattataggtCTTGGGGGCATAGGATACGGTTGACCTTTAAACTATATGCATATTTTTGACTTCGAAGCAGGGTGGGCGCTCTAACCCCTGCGTTGTTCAGGGGTCACTGTGTTTGCCTGACCTCTATCGATACACAAACCCAAAGAGTCTAGGAGGACCCCTGCCAGCCCTGGATGTCCGTGAACTCATTTCAGAAGCAGCCCTGTTGGGCCATTCCTAATTTCCAGAGTCCCAGGACTCTGCATCTAGTTCCGAAACGCAGAGTCCAACGTATCTCCCCAGAAGATAAGTTGAAATGACATGAAAAGTTCCTGTTTGGGAATCCTGAGAAGACAAAATGGCTCGATATTCTTCACCAAACGCCAAGAGTGTAAAGAGAAGCCCAAGACGGCTCAGCGTGGGGTGGAGAAAGGCCCCTGAGAGATCTTTTCAAACAGGGAAATTGATTGGGAGCAGAATCAGAGGAAAGAACAGGCCACGTGACCAGGGCAAATCTCTTCTTCTcccggagcctcagtttcttcatctgtaaaatgagtcggctgacaaaaatatcaatataagtAATACAAGAGTTTTGAAGGGTGCCCTCCCAGAGGACATCCTTCAGAGATTAAACTGGGGGGCTTTCCCCCGCTTCCTCACTGAAAGACATTAGCAGCTGCTTCCTTAcatgggcaggaaaaaaaaattgccaagaaGCAAATCTTTGTAGTTCTGCAGAGATTTATTCACTTTAGTGGCTTCCATCGGTTATGAAGTGAAGAACTGGAAGGGCCCATAAACCTCAGGAAAGGGTGTAACCAAAACTGTGTGTTTGGGTGAGTTTTAGAAAATGCCACCCTGGCAGGATTCACCTGGTTAGAAAGGGGCAGTAGGTGGGTCTCTGGAGTCAAGATTGTTGGAAATGGTTCTAACCCAGTGCCCCTGGGGCTGGCCTGGGCCTTAGGAAACGGCCATGAGGTGACCTGGAAAAACAGGTGACCCCAAGAGTCATACTCTCTAAGCTCATAAAAGGGCGTGAGGCCTCCAAACCGAACATGACACAGGGTTCATATTCCTTCAAGAACCACAGAGAGGGAGTGTCGCTCAGGGACCCAGggtggcagcctgagcagacgggccagcctctgccactggcCCGCAGACGCGGGTCTCCCAGATAACTCAGGCGGCCTCGGCCTCGCATCTTCCAGCACAGATTCTGCTGTGTTCTGGAGCCAGTTCACACCCCACAGAGTAGTGCAGCACAGCCTGAGCTGTCTGCCAGAGCCCGAATCTCTGCGCCCTCACGCTCACACAGTGACAGGGAGTTGAGAGAACTTGTCCTTAGACCCTCTCTCTCAGACGTTCTAACTTTACGAGTGATCTCCACTCACAGAAGTTATCCTGGCTCAGTCTAAGGACTGCCTTAGAAACAACCAAGTGGTTGCTGGCTCAGTGGCTATGCCGGAGTGGAAtgggcaaagaagaaagaaaaacatgccactagttagggagtttgggatggaCACGTACCCACTGCTGTATTTTAAatggacaaccaacaaggacctactgtatagcacagggaactctgctcaatcttacgtaacaacctaaatgggaaaaaagaatttgaaaaagaatagatacatgtatatgtataactgaatcactgtgctgtacccctgaaactaacacaacattgttaatcaactatactccaatataaaataaaaagt
Above is a genomic segment from Physeter macrocephalus isolate SW-GA unplaced genomic scaffold, ASM283717v5 random_1009, whole genome shotgun sequence containing:
- the LOC114485273 gene encoding nuclear GTPase SLIP-GC-like, translated to MAETEDLVGQVPHPVDDDLFKEPMKKRRRSDRDQRFRAFPSVEQSAFKEYEKLESRTRRVLSNTYQKLIQSVFLDDSIPNGAKYLINRLLALIEKPSLDPIYVGLFGSSGAGKSSLINAIIQQAMFLPVSGESICTSCIVQVSSGCCEQYEAKIHLLSNQEWKEELKNLTKLLHRPEELGREDEAAWDREDAVEEAIWKLQMFYGNGVERKKYEELLRAKPRGKIPTSRVITLRAEEAGELSLKLDPYIRTQRRGWDEGSAETQIWPLIKLVEVTLPKSELIPEGVVLVDIPGTGDFNSKRDEMWRK